The following is a genomic window from Streptomyces lincolnensis.
TCGATCCCGTCCGGCAACATGTTCCCGCCCGGCACGGCCAGGACCCGGCCGGAGATCTACGCGATGGGCCTCCGCAACCCGTTCCGGATGAGCGTGGACAAGGCCACCGGCATCGTCTACGTCGGCGACTACGGCCCCGATGCCGGCGCCACCTCGGCGCGCGGGCCGCAGGGCCAGGTCGAGTTCAACCGCATCACGGGCCCGGGCTTCTACGGCTGGCCGTACTGCAACGGCACGAACACGAGCTCCGAGACGTTCGCCGAGTGGGACTTCGCCACCAACACGGCAGGCGCGAAGTACAACTGCTCGGGCGGGCCGACGAACAACTCGTTCCGCAATACCGGCTTGAGCACGCTGCCCCCCGCCAAGGCCGCCTGGATCCGTTACGGCGGCGACGCCGGCAGCCCGCCGGCGTTCGGCGGCGGCTCGGAGTCGCCGATGGCGGGCCCGGTGTACCGGTACGACCCCGACGTCAGCTCGCCCACGAAGTTCCCGCAGTCGTTCGACGGGCAGTTCTTCGCCACGGAGTTCGGCCGCGGCTGGATCAAGCCGATCCACCTCAACGCCGACGGCTCCCCGGGGACCATCGACAGCTTCCCCTGGACCGGCAAGCAGGTGATCGACTCGGCGTTCGGCCCGGACGGCTCCTACTACGTGCTGGACTACGGCGCCGGGCTGTACCAGGGCGACCAATACTCCGCCCTGTACCGCTTCGACTACGTCGGCGGCGGCAACCGGGCACCCACGGCGATCGCCGGCGCCAACCGGACCTCCGGCGCGGCGCCGTTGACCGTGACATTCTCCTCGGCCGGCTCATCCGACCCTGACGGTGGGGCACTGACCTATGCGTGGAACTTCGGTGACGGCACCACCTCCACCGCAGCCAACCCGACGAAGACGTACAACACGAACGGCGACTACACGGCCACGCTGACCGTGCGTGACCCGCAGGGTGCCACCGGCACCGCCGACGTGCGGATCACCGTCGGCAACACCGCGCCGACCGTGACCATCAACAGCCCCGCCGCGGGGGAGATCTTCGCCTTCGGCGACACCGTGCCGTACAGCATCACCGTGACGGATCCGGAGGACGGCACGGTCGACTGCGCCAAGGTCAAGCTGACGTACATCGTCGGTCACGACAGCCACGGCCACCCGATCACCTCGAAGACCGGGTGCTCCGGCACGATCACCATCCCGGTCGACGGTGAACACGACGACGCCGCGAACATCTTCGGGGTCTTCGATGCCGAGTACACCGACAACGCCGGGCTCACCACGCACACGCAGCACATCCTTCAGCCGAAGCACCGGCAGGCCGAGCACTACAAGACATCGTCCGGCATCGCCACCTACGACAAGTCGACCGCCGAGGGCGGCAAGTCCGTCGGTGACATCGAGAACGGCGACTGGATCGCGTTCGAGCCGTACAAGCTGAGCAACGCCACGTCGTTCAGCGCCCGGGTGTCGTCAGCCGGCGCGGGCGGCACATTGCAGGTTCGGGCCGGCTCGCCGACCGGCACCGTCCTCGGCTCCGCCACCGTCCCGGTCACCGGCTCGTGGACGAGCTTTACCACCGTCAACGGCTCGATCTCCGGTGCACCGGCCGGCACCACCACGCTCTACCTGACCTTCAGCGGCGGCTCCGGATTCCTCTTCGACGTCGACGCGTTCACCTTCAATCCCGGCGGCGGGCCGACACCCGGCGCGGGTCCGATCGTGGGGCTCGGGGGCAAGTGTCTGGATGTCCGTGACGGCAGCTCGGCGGACGGGACGGCGGTGCAGATCTCGTCGTGTACGAGCGCGGCGAGGCAGCAGTGGACGGTGACCTCGGGGTCGACGGTCAAGGCGTTGGGCAAGTGCCTGGACGTCAGCGGTAACAGCACGGCGGACGGGGCGAAGGTCCAGGTGTGGTCCTGCAATGGTGGCGCCAACCAGAACTGGCAGGCGAACCCGGACGGGTCGCTGCGGAACCCGCAGTCGGGCAAGTGCCTGGACGTGTCGGGCGCCAACTCCGCGGACGGCACCCTCGTGCACCAGTGGACCTGCCATGGCGGAGCAAATCAGAAGTGGACCCTGCCCTGATTCCTGTCACCCGGAAGAGAGCGACGGACATGCGCAGAACACCCCGAACCCTGTTTGGTGGGGCGGCCGCGACACTCGCCGCCCTGGCCCTCCTCGGGCAGCCCAACCCCGCCCATGCCGCGGACACCCCCTACGACGTCCTCGTGTTCTCCAAGACGGCCGGTTTCCGGCACGACTCGATCCCCGCAGGGATCCAGGCCGTCCGCGACCTCGGCGCGGCGAACAGCTTCACGGTGACGGCCACGGAGGACGGCAACCACTTCACCACCGGCAACCTGAGCCGTTACGAGGCGGTGATCTTCCTCAACACCACCGGCGACGTTCTGAACGACGCCCAGCAGTCGGCGTTCCAGTCGTACATCGGCTCGGGCGGCGGCTTCGTCGGCGTTCACTCGGCCGCGGACACGGAGTACAACTGGCCGTTCTACGGCGATCTGGTCGGCGCCTACTTCGCCTCCCACCCCGCAGTCCAGCAGGCCAACGTCAAGGTGGAGGGGCGGGCGCACGCGGCGACCGCCCACCTGCCGCAGACATGGACCCGCACCGATGAGTGGTACAACTTCCGGACCAACCCCCGTACCACCGCGCGCGTGCTCACCACGCTGGACGAGTCGTCGTACTCGGGCGGTTCAATGGGCGCCGACCACCCGCACACCTGGTGCAAGACCTACTCGGGGGGCCGGGCCTTCTACACCGGCGGCGGGCACAGCCAGGCGTCGTACGCGGAGCCGGCGTTCCGGGCGCACCTGCTCGGCGGCATCCGGTACGCGGCAGCCCGGACCAAGGCCGACTGCCGGCCCGAGAACGGCTATACGGCCCTCTACAACGGCTCGACCACCGGCTGGTCGCAGGCCGGCCCAGGCGGCTTCACCAACGCGGACGCCACCCTCGCCTCGTACGGCGGCCTGGGCATGCTCTGGTACAGCGCCCGGCAGTTCACCAACTACTCGCTGAAGCTGGACTGGAAGATGCCCGGCGACGACAACTCCGGCGTGATCGTGGGCTTCCCACCGTCGAGCGACCCGTCGTCGGCACTGGACAACGGCTACGAGGTCCAGATCGACGCCACTGACGCGCCTGACCGCACGACCGGCTCGATCTACGCCGTCAAGGCCCCGGACACGGCTGCCCGGGACGCGGCGCTCAACCCACCGGGCGAGTGGAACACCTTCGAGTTGCTGGTGGAGGGCGAGCGGCTCCAGGTCTGGCTCAATGGCGTGAAGATCAATGACTTCACCAACACCGACCCCGCCCGCTCGCTCGCCGGCCACGTCGGCATCCAGAATCACGGCACGGGGGACGACGTATCGTTCCGCAACGTCCGGATCAAGGAGCTGGGGGGCGGCCCGACACCGGGAGCGGGTCAGATCGTCGGACTCGCGAACAAGTGTCTGGATGTCCGTAACGGCAGCTCGGCGGATGGGACGGCGGTGCAGATCTCGTCGTGCACGGGCTCGGCGGGGCAGAAGTGGACGGTGGCGCCGGGGTCGACGGTCAAGGCGTTGGGCAAGTGCCTGGATGTCAGCGGCAGCGGCACGGCGGACGGGGCGAGAGTCCAGTTGTGGTCCTGCAACGGTGGCGCCAACCAGAACTGGCAGGCGAACCCGGACGGGTCGCTGCGGAACCCGCAGTCGGGCAAGTGCCTGGACGTGTCGGGCGCCACCTCCTCGGACGGCACCCTCGTGCACCTGTGGACCTGCCACGGCGGGGCCAACCAGAAGTGGACCCTGCCCTGAGCTGACGGGGCACGCTGGAAGGGCCACCTGCCACTGGGCGGTGGCCCTTCCGCGTTCCCGGGCCGGGTGTGGCTGACGTCAGGCTGTGCCGCGCTCCGGTTCGGGGATGGCCGAGCACGTGCTCACGAGCAGGCCGGGACGCCCGGCGCATGCGCGTGCGCCCACTCCTGAAGCTCACCACGGAGGGAGCGAAGGCGGCACGTGATGTCACGTACCGCCTTCACTCGTGCGTCTATGCTCGCGTCCAGCGCTGATTGGTGCCGTCGTGGCAGCTCCACGCGATGACCGCGGAGCCGTTGGCGGTGCCCCCGCCGTTGACATCCAGGCACAACCCGCTCTGACCGTTGCGGATCGTGCCGTTGCTGTTGAAGACCCACTGCTGGCTGGCGCCACCGTTGCAGTCCTGGATCTGCACCCGCGTGCCGGCGGCGGCGTCGGCCGGGACGTGCACGCATTTGCCCAGCACCTGCAGCGTGCACCGTTCTGGGTGAACTGCTGGTTGGCGTTGCTGTGGCAGTCCCAGACGATCATCGGTGTGCCGTTGGCCGCGTTTGCGCCGTTGACGTCCAGGCACCGGCCCGAACCCTCGTTGCGCAGCCGGAACGTGGTCGGGGTGGGCGCCGTGTCGTCGAACTGCGTGAAGAAGTTCCACACCACCGCCCGGGTCCACGACCTCTCACCCGGTTCGAAGTCCCCGGCCGATCCATCGACGGGACCCGGCGTATGACCCGCGTCGTACGCGGCCCATGCCACGGGGTAGCCGGCGCGGCACCCCGAGTAGGTCGTGACGACATGCGTGAGGCTTCCCCGTGCCGGCTCTGGCGGGTTCTGGGGAGTGCAGCCGTTGCACCCGCTCAACTGCCCGCCCGCGTAGACGGCGACCGCGCGGAACACTGTCGGCCGGGCGCACGCGAGTGCGAAACTCATGCCGCCTCCGTAGCTGAAACCCCCGGCGAAGCGCTGGTTCGTGTCGACACACAGGCCCGCGTCGAGCTGCCTGATCATGTCGTCCACGAAGGTCAGATCCTCGCCGTTGGAGTTGGCCCAGCCGTTCCCGAGGCCCTGGGGCGCGACGAAGATCGCGCTGTCGTTCGAGATCGACCGCAGGCCGTAGTACGACCAGGGGTATCCGCTGGTTCCGCCCGAGTCGACGTCGCCTGCGGTGCCACCGTTCCAGTGGAAACCGAAGACCAGTCGGTACGGGCGGCTGTTGTCGTAGTTGGCGGGCACCCGCAGGATGTAGTTCCGCGTCCTGCCGTTGAGAGCGTGGTGGCCACGGCGATCGGCGTGCGCCATCGGTGACGATTCCTGCCGTGTCGCATCGCGTTTCTCCCTTCATGGCTGTGGCGAATCAGCGGTAGCCGGCGGCGACGACGTTGGCGTGTACCGCGTTCTCGGTCGCGTCGGACGGGTAGCCGGACACCATCGCGCCCTCGTAGAAGGTGCCGGCGCTGAGGTTCGCGCCGCCGCCGGGCTTGCAGCAGTCACCCCCGCTGCCGAGGATGATGGCGCCCTGCTTCTTCATGGGGCTGTACCCGGGCGGAAGCGCGCCGTCCCAGAGCGTGGTCAGGCTTCCGGTCTGGCCGTTGCCACCCTTGAGTGCGAAACGGCTCGTCCCGTTGTTCTTCAGCATCGCCGTCACGAACTTGCTGGTGAAGGCCCGCTGGTTCGGGTTCCAGGTCTGACTGCCACCGGAGTAGAGCCCCCATTCGAGGTCGGCCTGGACCCATGGGCCGGTGCCGGCGCACCCGCCGAACCAGCACTGGGTGCTGAAATTGATCGCGTCCATCGCCCCGGCCGCGTCGGCCGCTCGGGTCGTCTCACTGTTGCCGTAGTCGAAGCAGCAGCCGCCGTTGACATGGGTGCCGCTGGCCACCATGTACATGCCTTCGGGGGCGCTGCCGGTCGGCACGCCGGTCAGGTGGCCGTCCCGCCAGTAGCTGTTGCCGGGGTTGATGTAGAGCGAGTAGGCCTTGCTGCCGCCGACCGCCAGCGACTCCGACGTCGCGACCGCCGGGCGGCTCTGGGGGGAGCCGGGAACCACACTCGATCCCTGGTACCACAGGTCGTTCCCGCGGCCGGACTGGTCATAGACGACGGTGATGACACAGGTGGTCCCCGCGCAGAACGAGTCCTGCGTCGTCGCGTCGGCGGTGCCACCCGCGCTCAGGACGCCGATGTTCCGGGTCGTGCTGTCGGACGAGCGCCGGACCTGGTAGAGGTTGCCGTTGTAGGTGCCGTAGAGCGCTCGTACGGTGCTGTGGGCGGCGATGCAGGGGGTGCCGCCCGAGGCGTAGATGTCGCACGTGCCCGCGCCGCCCGGCACCGGCGGGGTCGGCGAGTCCCACTGCTGGTTGGTGCCGGCGTGGCAGGACCAGAGGGTGATCCTGGTCCCGTTGGCGGTGCCGGCGGCGTTGGCGTCGAGGCACAGTCCGGACTGGACGCCGGTGATGGTGCCGTTGGGGTTGACGTTCCACTGTTGGTTGTTCTGGCCGTTGCAGTCCCAGATGACGACCGGGGTGCCGTTGGTGGTGCCGCGTCCGCTGGCGTCGAGGCACTTGTTGCCGGGGACGGTCAGTTGTTTGCCGGTGGTGTAGGTCCAGGTCTGGCCGGCTGCGCCGGTGCAGTCCTGGAGTTGGGTCTGGGTGCCGTTGGTGGTGCCGGCGCCGGGGACGGTCAGGCAACGGCCGGACTGCGCGCCCACGATGGGGGCGCTCTGCCCGGGCTCGATCGGTGCCGCCACCGCGGTGGCGCAGACGCCGACAAGCACCAGGGCGGTGCCCAGCGCGGACAGCCGTCCGTACCGGCGGGGTCGAGGTATCCGAAACACCATGGCGGTTCCTCACCTGTTCCTAGGGAGGGATGCCCGGCGCGCAACCGCGCCGGGCATCCCGTCCGGACGGGCTATACGGCGGTGAACCGCCACTGTTGGTTGGTGCCGCTGTGGCAGCTCCATTGCAGGAGTCGTGCGCCGTCGGCCGTCGAGCCGCCGTTGACGTCGACGCACAGTCCACTGGGGAGGCTCTTCACCGTGTACACGCCCACCGTGGTGGTCGGTGTGACGAGGAACTTCTGCGGGTTGCCGTTGTCGCAGGTGGACTGCTGCAGGAACGCGCCCTGGGCGGTGGACCCGCCCGTGACGGCGAGGCACTTGTCGCTGTGCACCGCCTTCAGGTGGACGGCGCCGCCACCGGCGTCGACGGCCTGCCACTTCTGGTTGTCGGCGCCGGTGGCCGGCCACTGGACGACCTGGGCACCGTCAGCGGTCGAGGCGCCGTTGACGTCCATGAATTTGCCGCTGTGCTGTGCTGCGACCGTCCAGGTCCGACCGGCCACGCCACCACCGCCGCTGCCCGGTTCGCCGACTCCGTTGCCGCCGAAGGTGAGCGAGTCGAGGTCGAACCAGTTGTTCGAGGTGCCCTTGAACACCAGGTAGAGCCGGTGTGAGCCGGCGAGATCGGCGGTGTTCACCGCCGGCGTGGACTGGTAGTTGTTCCAGCCGCCGGTGCTGGGCACCGGTGTCGTGGCCAGGAGTGTGCCGGTCGGGGAGTCGGCGCGCAGTTCGATCGATCCGCCGCCGCTCGGCGACGACAGGCGGTACTTCACGCTCGTGATGCCCGACAGGCTCATCGGGTTGAACGCGATCCAGTCGTTGTCGGAGATGTTGCCGACCCGCTTGCCGCTCTCCGCGCCGGCCTGCTCGACGATCTGCACACCCGACTGGTCGGTGTAGAACTCGGCCTGCTTGTGCTTGGGCTGGAGGATCGCCTGGGCGTAGCCGGTGAGCGGGTTCGCACCGCCGGGGCCGCCGTCGTCGGTGTAGCGGGCGTTGAGGACGTAGTACAGGTTGGCGCCGTCGGGGTGCCCGCCCAGTAGCGTCGTGTCGATGGTGCCCGAGCACCCCGGATGGTCCGTGGTCTCGTGCTGGTGATCGTCGTGGCCGAGGGCGGGGTTGACGAGCACCTTGGCGCAGTCGATGGGCGCGCCGCCGGGGTCCGAGACGGAGACCTTGTACGGGACGCGGTCGCCGAAGTCCAGCATGCCGCCGTTGGACGGAATGGTGAGGGTGACGGTCGGTGCCGTGTTGCCCACGGTGATCGGCACGTTGGCGAAGGCTGTTTTGCCGGTGTTGTCGGTGACCTTGAGCTGGGCGGTGTAGTTGCCGTTGGCGGTGTAGGTGTGTGACGGGTTGGCCGCCGTGGACGTGGTGCCGTCGCCGAACGTCCAGTGGTGGCTGAGCGTGCTGCCGGGATCCGGGTCCGTGGACCCCGCGCTGCTGAACTGCACGTTCAGTGGCGCGTCCCCGTTGGTGGGCGTTCCGGTGGCCTTGGCGATCGGCGACCGCCCGCCGTGGTTGTAGTCGATGCGGTAGAGACCCGAGTCGTTGTTGCCACCGGAGAAGTTGTTGCCCCATTCGAGCAGGTACAGCGAGCCGTCGGGCCCGAACTCCATGTCCATCGGCTTGAGGAACTTGGCGCCGGGCATGAAGGGGTTGGTCCGGGTGACCGCGGTTGCGGAGTCGAAGTGGACCTCCTTGACGGTGTGGCGCGACCACTCGTAGAAGAAGTGGACCCCGTCGTAGTAGGGCGGGAACTTCGTCCCGGACGGGTTCGTGGCGTCGTAGCGGTAGACCGGTCCGCCCATCGGCCCCGAGCCGCCGGAGCCGAGTTCGGGGAAGTTGGGTGAGACGCCGTAGCCGTACCACATGTTCGGCGCGACGATCGGCTTGAGGCTGGTCAGGCCGGTGTTGTTCGGCGAGTTGTTGACCGGCGCGTTGCAGTTGAACTTGGCGCCGACGACGCCGGTGCTCGGGTTGTAGGGCGCGTAGGCCTGGTTGTCGCCGTGGCAGAACGGCCAGCCGTAGTTGCCCGGGGCCTTGATGACATTGAGCTCGACGAGCCCTTCGGGGCCGCGGTTGGTCGTGGGCGGGTTCCGGTCCGGGCCGTAGTCGGCGAGGTAGACCCACCCGTTGGCCGGGTCGATCGAGAAGCGGAACGGATTGCGGAAGCCCATCGCGTAGATCTCCGGCCGGGTCTGCGCCGTGCCCTGCGGGTAGAGGTTGCCGGCCGGGACGGTGTAGCCGCCGTCGGCCGACGGCCGGATGCGCAGGAGCTTGCCCCGCAGGTCGTTGGTGTTGCCGGCGGTGCGGGCGGCGTCGAGGTTGGCCTTGCCCTGCCGCCAGTCCAGCGGGGCGTAGCCCTGCCAGTTGGAGTCGAGGTTCGGTGGGACGTCGTCCCCGGTGCCGATGTAGAGGTTCTTGTCGGGGCCGAACTCGATGTAGCCGCCCGTGTGCCCGGGCTCGGCGAACGTGCGGTCACGGGTCGCGGGGATGTCGATGATCGTCACCTGGCTCGACATGTTCAGGGTGTCGCCGGTGAGCGTGAACCGGGAGACCCGGTTGATGTCGTTCGGGACTCCGGCCGGGGAGTGATACAGGTACACGTAGCCGTTGTCGGCGAAGTCGGGGTCGAGCGCCAGTCCGGTGAGGCCGTCCTCGCCGCCGGTGTAGACGCTGAGCGTGGCGGCTGTCACGGTCCTGTTGGTGGTCGGTTTGAAGATCTTCAGTTGCCCGCCCCGCTGGACGTAGAGCACCCGCCCGTCCGGGGCGACCGCGAGGGCCATCGGGTCCGCGGTGTTGTCGTCGAGGGTGCGCTTCTCGAAGTTGCTCCACACGGTGCCGCCGCAGTCGCCGGGCTCGTTGCCGGCCGCCCACTTGACGCCCCCGAGGACGTGGTTGCGGAAATGGGTCTCGCTGTACGCCGCGCTGGTGTGCCCCATGCCGGTGGCCCACACGCGGCCGCCGCCGGTGTTGCGGCACCAGGAGATGGGGTGGTCCGGCCCCATGGCGCGGGGGCCCGGGTTGTACGTGCGCTCGTCCGCGGTGACCAGGACATGGACGTCGCCGCGGGGGTTGCGGTCGAAGTTGTACCACTCCTCGCTGCGGTTCCAACGGTCCGGCAGGCCGGCCGTCGACGGGTGCTTCTTGTCCGCGACGACGGCGGTACCGGACAGCACGCCGGGGGAGTGCTCCGGCATGTGTGCGCCGCCGTTGATGGTCTGGTCCCACCACGGGTACTCGTTCTCGATGCCCATGTCTGTGGCGTTGTGGATCGCGACGATGCCCTTGCCGCTGGCGAGGTAGCCCTCCACCGCCTGACGTTGGGCCGCCGTGGTCCACACCATTCCCGAGGTCTGGAACATGATGAGCACGTCGAAGGTGGCGAGGTTCGCCGGGGTGAAAACGCTCGAGTCCTCGCTATGGACCAACTCGAAGTTGCTGGCCGCCGCCTGCTCCCGAAACATCGAGAGGCCGGCGGGGATCGAATCATGCCGATAGCCGGCCGTCTTCGTGAAGACCAGGGCTCGGAATGCCGGCGCCGCTGACGCCGGTTGGGCGATGACGAGCGACAGGAGCACGCTCGCGATCGCCCCGAAGATTAATATGATGCGACGCATGCCGTCTCCTATTTCGGCGGAGCAACGATGGCATGACCACGGGCACGCGCCGGCCGCACCTGCGATGTGCCGGAGTGCCTGAGCGCGTCGTAGGCACGCGTGTGCCGTCAGCTCGTCATCCCGTCCGCCGTGACGGGCAGTCAAGTCCCTACGGAAGAGAGGGGGCGTCACACCGGATGCGACCGTCTCCCGTGGTCTGCCGGTCAGCATGCAGCGGCGTATCGCAACAGTCAATATGGTTCGGGTGCGGCCGATTCCATAACACATTTTGCGCATCAATCGTCGTGGGTCGGCGCGCGACTGTGAACGGGCCGATTCCATAACACATTTTGCGCATCAGCCGTCGTGGGTCGGCGCGCGACTGTGGACGGGCCGATTCGATAACAGATTTCGGCGTATAAATCACTGTCGACTGATCGCCGGTCCACGATGTCCGGTGGTATTGCCAGGCGCTCATCGAGGCATTTACCCTCGGGGCCGCGATGTCGCCATCACGTCCGGTGAAAGTTCGCGGGCGGGAGCTGTCATTCCATTCCGGCCGTACCCAAACGATTCAGCTTTAGATGACTCAATCCTGCTGACGATGCGAATGGAGAGGGTCCCACGATGTCTGGCCTGCTGCCGTCGCCGCTGCTCGCTCTGCGAGGCATCGGCAAGTCGTTCCTCGGCGTGCGGGTGCTCGACGGCGTCGACCTCCAGGTCCGGCCGGGCGAGGTGCACGCGGTCGTCGGCGAGAACGGCGCCGGCAAGTCCACGCTCATGAAGGTGGTGTCCGGCGTCCACCAGCCCGACGAGGGAACGGTTGAGTTCGCCGGGACACCGCGGACGTTCCGCAGCCCGCGCGAGGCCCAACAGGCTGGTATCGGCATCGTCTACCAGGAGCTGACCCTGCTGCCCGAGCGCACCGTCGCGGAGAACGTCTGTCTGGGCCGCGAGCCCCTGCGCCGCGGGCTCGTCGACCGTAGGGAGATGCTCAGCCATACCGCGGGGCTCCTCGCCTCGATCGGGGAGGGCTCGTTACCGCCCGACACGCGGGTGGGACGACTCGGTGTGGCGCAACAACAGGTGGTCGAGATCGTCAAGGCGCTCGCCCTCGACGCGCGGCTGCTCATCATGGACGAGCCCACCGCGGCTCTCGCCGACCACGAAGTCGACCAGCTCTACGCGCTCGTACGGCGGCTGCAGGAGCACGGGATAGGCGTGCTGTACGTCTCGCACCGCCTCAAGGAGGTCTTCGACCTGTCCAGTCGGATCACCGTGCTCAAGGACGGCCGGGCGATGGCCACCTTGGACACCGCGGACACCAGCGCCGATCAGCTGGTGCGCCACATGGTCGGCCGCGAGCTGTCGAGCTACTACCCCGACCGGGCGAAGCCCCAGGAGCTGGGCCCGGTGCGGCTGACCGTCCGGGGCGGAGGCAACCGGAAGCTGCGCGCCATCGACCTACGGCTGCGCGCCGGCGAGGTGCTCGGCGTCGGTGGCCTGCAGGGCTCCGGCCGGTCGGCGTTGGCCCGCGCACTGTTCGGCGCCGCACCGTTCAGCACCGGCCAGGTGACCGTCGACGGAGCGCCGGTCCGGCTGCGCTCGCCCCGCGCCGCGATGCGGGCCGGTATCGCCTACGTCTCCGAGGACCGCAAGGGCGAGGGGATCGTCGCCGAGCAGTCGGTGCTCGACAATGCGCTGTTGGCCGGCCGCGCCGTCCGCCCGACCTGGGTCGGCCGCGGTTCCCGGACCGCGCGGGTCCGGGAACTGCTCGCGGCCGTTGAGCTGCGCGCCGCAGGGGAGGACCAGGAGATCCGTTTCCTGTCCGGGGGCAACCAGCAGAAGGTCGTGCTGGCCAGGTGGCTCGCGCTCGCCCCGAGGATCCTGCTCTTCGACGAGCCGACCCGGGGTATCGACGTGGGCGCCAAGTCGGCGATCCACGATCTCGTCCGTCGGCTGGCCCGCGACGGCGCCGCCGTGCTGATGGTCTCGTCCGAGCTGCCCGAGCTGCTCGGCATGAGCGACCGGATCATCGTCATGCGCGACGGCCTGATCGCCGGCGAGCTACCCGCCGGCGCGACAGAGGAGGATGTCGTCGCCCTGGCGGTCGGCACCGTGCGGGACGCGGCCGGATGAGCGGCGCGCTGTCCCTGTCGGCCCGGCGGACCCCGCCCGGCGTGTTCGTCGCCCTGGTTCTCACCCTGGCGATCGGTTGGCTCATTGTCACGGTCGACGGCGGCCGGCTGTTCAGCCTGCAGACGACGGTGAGTCTGCTGCACGTCGCCGCCGGCCTGGGCCTCGTCGCGGTCGGCCAGACGCTGGTCATCGTCGGGGGCTCGCTGGATCTGTCCGTGGCGTACGTGGTCAGCCTGAGCACCCTCGTCGCCGCCGAGACCATGGCCGGTGACGACGGTGCGCTGCTGCCGGGGATCGGCCTGACGCTCGCCGTCAGCAGCGCGATCGGCCTCGTCAACGGACTGCTCGTCACCACGGCGCGGATCAACCCCTTCATCGCGACCGTCGGCGTCGGACTGCTGCTGAAGGGATACCTCGACAACGGATACGACGGCCCGGCCGGCAAGGCCGCACCCGCCCTGGTGCAGGGCCTGGGGTATCAGCGCATCGGCCCGGTGCCGCTGTCGTTCCTGCTGCTGCTCGCCGTCGCAGCCGCGGCCTGGTTGGTGCTGGCGCGTACCCGCTTCGGCCACCACCTGATCGCCGTGGGCGGTGACCCGGAGGTCGCCCGGCTCTCCGGCGTGCGCAACAACCGGGTCCTCGTCACCGCCCATGTGCTGTGCGCCCTCTGCG
Proteins encoded in this region:
- a CDS encoding carbohydrate-binding protein → MFMSIKRAAVARWPAIGSALLLVAATLVATFSSATPASAHPINAADFQQVQLARGVAEVGEPMSLAVLADRSVLHTARNGTVRRTEANGTTTVIGNIPVYVHDEDGLQGIGIDPGFATNRHIYLYYSPPLSTPGGDAPTTGGNWSAWQGVNRLSRFTLNADFTLNQSSKVDILDVAADRGICCHAGGDIDFDAAGNLYLSTGDDTNPFESAGYSPLDERSNRNPAFDAQRTAANTNDLRGKILRIKVNENGSYSIPSGNMFPPGTARTRPEIYAMGLRNPFRMSVDKATGIVYVGDYGPDAGATSARGPQGQVEFNRITGPGFYGWPYCNGTNTSSETFAEWDFATNTAGAKYNCSGGPTNNSFRNTGLSTLPPAKAAWIRYGGDAGSPPAFGGGSESPMAGPVYRYDPDVSSPTKFPQSFDGQFFATEFGRGWIKPIHLNADGSPGTIDSFPWTGKQVIDSAFGPDGSYYVLDYGAGLYQGDQYSALYRFDYVGGGNRAPTAIAGANRTSGAAPLTVTFSSAGSSDPDGGALTYAWNFGDGTTSTAANPTKTYNTNGDYTATLTVRDPQGATGTADVRITVGNTAPTVTINSPAAGEIFAFGDTVPYSITVTDPEDGTVDCAKVKLTYIVGHDSHGHPITSKTGCSGTITIPVDGEHDDAANIFGVFDAEYTDNAGLTTHTQHILQPKHRQAEHYKTSSGIATYDKSTAEGGKSVGDIENGDWIAFEPYKLSNATSFSARVSSAGAGGTLQVRAGSPTGTVLGSATVPVTGSWTSFTTVNGSISGAPAGTTTLYLTFSGGSGFLFDVDAFTFNPGGGPTPGAGPIVGLGGKCLDVRDGSSADGTAVQISSCTSAARQQWTVTSGSTVKALGKCLDVSGNSTADGAKVQVWSCNGGANQNWQANPDGSLRNPQSGKCLDVSGANSADGTLVHQWTCHGGANQKWTLP
- a CDS encoding ThuA domain-containing protein, whose translation is MRRTPRTLFGGAAATLAALALLGQPNPAHAADTPYDVLVFSKTAGFRHDSIPAGIQAVRDLGAANSFTVTATEDGNHFTTGNLSRYEAVIFLNTTGDVLNDAQQSAFQSYIGSGGGFVGVHSAADTEYNWPFYGDLVGAYFASHPAVQQANVKVEGRAHAATAHLPQTWTRTDEWYNFRTNPRTTARVLTTLDESSYSGGSMGADHPHTWCKTYSGGRAFYTGGGHSQASYAEPAFRAHLLGGIRYAAARTKADCRPENGYTALYNGSTTGWSQAGPGGFTNADATLASYGGLGMLWYSARQFTNYSLKLDWKMPGDDNSGVIVGFPPSSDPSSALDNGYEVQIDATDAPDRTTGSIYAVKAPDTAARDAALNPPGEWNTFELLVEGERLQVWLNGVKINDFTNTDPARSLAGHVGIQNHGTGDDVSFRNVRIKELGGGPTPGAGQIVGLANKCLDVRNGSSADGTAVQISSCTGSAGQKWTVAPGSTVKALGKCLDVSGSGTADGARVQLWSCNGGANQNWQANPDGSLRNPQSGKCLDVSGATSSDGTLVHLWTCHGGANQKWTLP
- a CDS encoding arabinofuranosidase catalytic domain-containing protein, with translation MVFRIPRPRRYGRLSALGTALVLVGVCATAVAAPIEPGQSAPIVGAQSGRCLTVPGAGTTNGTQTQLQDCTGAAGQTWTYTTGKQLTVPGNKCLDASGRGTTNGTPVVIWDCNGQNNQQWNVNPNGTITGVQSGLCLDANAAGTANGTRITLWSCHAGTNQQWDSPTPPVPGGAGTCDIYASGGTPCIAAHSTVRALYGTYNGNLYQVRRSSDSTTRNIGVLSAGGTADATTQDSFCAGTTCVITVVYDQSGRGNDLWYQGSSVVPGSPQSRPAVATSESLAVGGSKAYSLYINPGNSYWRDGHLTGVPTGSAPEGMYMVASGTHVNGGCCFDYGNSETTRAADAAGAMDAINFSTQCWFGGCAGTGPWVQADLEWGLYSGGSQTWNPNQRAFTSKFVTAMLKNNGTSRFALKGGNGQTGSLTTLWDGALPPGYSPMKKQGAIILGSGGDCCKPGGGANLSAGTFYEGAMVSGYPSDATENAVHANVVAAGYR